In the genome of Deltaproteobacteria bacterium, the window CCTCAGCGGTCGCGGTGAGTTGATAGGTGCGACTGAGAACAGACCTGCCTTCATGGCAGGCACGGTGCAGGACATCACCGAGCGCAAGCAGGCGGAGGAGGAGCGGGAGCGGCTGCAAGCCGCGCTGCGCCGCAGCGAGACGATGGCCGCCATCGGTGGGGTGGTCGCCGGCGTCGCCCATGAAGTGCGCAACCCGCTGTTCGCCATCACCGCTAGCCTCGACGCTTTCGAGCCCCGCTTGGCCAAGCACGAGGAGTATCAACGGTTTCTCGCGGTGCTGCGCAGCGAGTCGAATCGCCTGCGCGACCTGATGCGTGACCTGCTCGACTACGGCAGACCGCACGTCCTGGAACTGGCCCCAGGTCATATCGGCGCAGTCATCGCCGAAGCCGCGGCGGTGTGCGCGCCGCTGGCGCAGCAGGCCGGCGTGCACATCGCCACCGGCGGCACTCATCGGATGGAACTGCCGGTGATGATGGATCGCGGGCGCTTGTGCCAGGTGTTTCAAAATCTGCTCCAGAACGCTCTCCAGCTCTCAGCGCGCGGAACCACCGTGACCGTGGACATGCACGCGGTCGAGCAGGACGGCGCGGTGTGGCTGGAGTGCGCGGTCGCGGATTGTGGGCCGGGGTTCCCCGAGACGGACCTGCCGCGGATCTTCGAGCCGTTCTTCTCCCGCCGCAAAGGCGGCACGGGCCTGGGCCTGTCCATCGTCCAACGCATCGTCGAGGAACACGGCGGCAGCGTGCGCGCCGCCAACCGTCCCGAAGGCGGCGCGGTAGTGACGGTGAGATTGCCGCTCGCCGGCTGATTCCCAGTCCAGCGGAAGCATCGGAATTGCCCAATCCAGACTCTGCGTCCGAACCTCAGACCCCGCCTTCTGAACCCGGCTCCCTGACCTGAAACTCGCCCGCTGTCTCGGGTTGCTAAGCCGAAGCTCTGAAGCTCCTTCACTCGCAAGAGTCGTTGACGCCGGTGCTGTTCTGATGCCAGCCGTCGTCTGCCGGAGCGGTGGTCTGCAACTTGGTTCCGCCGCCGACACCGTACAAGACGTTGACAAAGCCGGTATCGGGGACATTGCCGGCGCCGCTCGTGATGTCTTCCTCGGGCACGCCGGTGGCGAGGTCGTCGGCGCCGTTGCTGTCGAAGTCGCCGGCGGCCAAGGCCTTGCCGAAGTGGTCGCCTTTTTCGACTGCGCCCTCGACGTTGGTACTGTTCTGGTGCCAGCCCTGATCGGTCGGCGCAGCAGTCTGGAGTCCGGTACCGCCGCCGACGCCGTAAAGGACGTTGACATAACCGGCATCGAGGTAGTTGGTGCCCCCAACTGTCAGGTCTTCCTCGGGCACACCGATAGCGAGGTCGTCGACTCCGTTGTTGTCAAAGTCGCCGGCTGCCAGTGCGGCGCCGAAGCGGTCTCCCTGCTCGGCCGCACCTTCGACCCCGGCGCTGTTCTGGGTCCAGGCGTCGTCAGTCGGGGCAGTGGTTTGCAGTCCCGTGCCCGCGTCACCGTACAAGACAGCGACCAGGCCCCCGTCCGCGGCGGGTAGGTCTTCCTCGGGCACACCGACGGCAAGATCATCAGCGCCGTCGTTGTCGAAGTCACCTGCTGCCAAGGCCCGCCCGAAGTGGTCGCCTTCCTCGGCCGAATCGTCGACACCAAGGCTGTCCTGGCTCCAACCCTGATCCACCGGCGTCGTGGTTTGGAGTCCGACGGCGCCCGTCCTACCGTAGAGCACGTTGACGAACCCGGCCTCGAGGTCACCGTTGACCTCTTCGTTAGGCACGCCGACGGCGAGGTCGTCCGCACCGTTGTTGTCAAAGTCGCCGGCAGCCAGTGCGCTGCCGAAGCGATCGCCCCGCTCCACCGTTCCCTCGACGGCGCCGCCGCCGACGCTGCTGTCTTGGCTCCAGCCCTGATCCGCAGGTGCTGCGGTTTGCAAGCCGGCCGCTGAACCGTAGAGAACGTTGACAAAGCCGGCATCCTCGACCGCGCCGATTGATTCGCCCGGGGCGCCGATAGCCAGGTCGTCGTAGCCATCGTTGTTGAAATCGCCCGCTGCCAGCGCCGTTCCCAACAGGTCGCCGGCCCCCGATGAGCCCTCGACGCCGCCGCTGTCTTGGCTCCAGCCTTGATCGGCCGGCGCCGTCGTCTGCAAGCCGGCCGCTGAACCGTAGAGAACGTTGACAAAGCCGGCGTCCTCGTCCGCGCCGATTGATTCGCCGGGCACGCCGATGGCCAGATCACAGAAACCATCGTCGTTGAAATCGCCGCCGGCCAGGGCACCCCCAAATCGGTCGCCCAGCTCGGAGCTGCCCTCGACCGGACCGCCGCCGAGGCTGCTGTTTTGGGTCCAGGACTGGTCCGCCGGCGCGGTGGTCTGCAGTTGTTGCCCGTGCGTGCCGTAGAGCACGTTCACCATCCCGGCGTGCCTAACGGCGCCGACATCTTCCTCGGGCACACCGATGGCGAGGTCGGACTCGCCGTCGTTGTTGAAGTCGCAGGCAACCAAGGCTGAACCGAAACGATCCCCGCGAGAGATGGCGTCGATGGGGACGTTATTGCCGAGATCGGTAATGATGTCTTGGATGCGTTCTCCCCGATTGGGGCAATTGGCGCAGTGGTGCAGAGCGATTACCTCGTTGTCGTTGTAGCCCAGGACGGGCGAGCCGGAGCTGCCGCCTTGAGTATCGCACATGTAGCCGACTTCGCTCGGTCCGGTAACGCTGGCACAGTCACCATCCGGATCGCAGCGATTGGCCCCGATGGAGTCGACGGTGCAGACGTCGTTGGGGTCAGCGGGGTCATCGCTTTCGAGGCTGATTTGCTTACCCCACCCCGCCGGGTGGCCGACGATATACATCTGCTCCCCGTCGACCGCCCCGGTGGGCCGCAGCGTCAGGTAACCGTAGCGTGGAGAGGGGTCCGCCGGGAGTTTGACCAGGGTGTAGTCGAGGTTGCACTTGCTGTCGGTGGTCACGAAGGTCGCCGTCGAACCATCGATGACGGTGCCGGCGCAGGCGCCGGACGCCGTACAGTCGGTCGCGCAGCTGCGTTCGGCGAGGAACTCGAAGTCGGTGTTGGTGGTTTCGGCGGCGTTGGCGATGCAGTGATTGTTCGTCACCACGTGTCCCTCGGAGCCCAAGAGCCAACCGGTGCAGCAAAAGCAGCCATTGATTATCAGGCGTGCCACCGCTCGCCCCCGATCGTAGGCCGCCGGCTCCGTGGTCTCGTAGCACTGTGCCTCGCGGCTGTCGTCAACGCCACAGATTGCCTCGGCGCCGTCGCGCAACGCGGCGGTGAACTCCGGCGCCGGGTATCCCTGGGCGACCTGATCGATGACAAAGCCGAAGCCCGGTTGCGTGCCAGAGCTGATCAGCTCCACCACTGCCGTGTCGCCGGGAATGTGGGTCGCCCAGAAGCTGCCGAGGTCGCCCTTGCCCTTACCGGTGTATGTGAATCGGTACTGGCCGCTGGGATCCGAGATCTCAACGCGGGCTCCTTGGCCCAAGTCGAATTGCTCGAAGTGCAGGGCGATGTACGAGGCTTGCGGCCGCTGGATCACCTGGCGCCAGGCACCCTCGCCGCCAGCGGCTGTCTGGTGCGGATGAGCGGTCTCGATCCGCACGCGATTGAGGTCACAGACCTTGGTGCCCTCAGCGCGTGAGCGCTCTACCGACCCTGCGAGCAGCGCCAGTGTTGCGGCGAGAACCATTGCGACCCTCGCCTTTCCTTGGAAACGCAGACTGCTTTGGTAGTCCATCTTTCACCTCACTCTGTGCTTGACGGCCACCTGGTTGAGCCCCGCCCCACCCTTCTTGTTTAGGAAAACCCGGCTTCACGCCCGCCTTAGCTTATACGAGCGGGAATAGCCGGCGTCAACTACCCTGCTGCGGTGCGGCAGCAGGCTCAGCACCGACCAGACCGACAGCGACCGCAATGATCTTGGCAGCGCTTGCGGCCGGTTGGCACGCGCGTCTCCCCCGCCGCGGCGAGACGCCAGCAGGGCTCAGAAATACCCTTCCGGCTCCTCGGCCTCGGTGACCGCTTTGCCGCGGCTGGGAATGTACTTGCCAGTGATCATCTCACTGTAGCTCATGCCGGGGCCGATCATCGGGTAGACGTGTGCGGTGGGGTCAACCATGACCTCGAGGAAAGCGGGCCCGGGGAAGGCGACGAACGCCTCCAGCGTCGCGCGCACCTGGGTGATCTCGCTCACGCGCTTGGCAAAGCCGAAGCCGTCGGCCTCCACCGCGCTGACGAAATCCTTCTTGTGCAGGGTTTTGTCCGAGCCGGAATAGCGGTTGGCGTAGAAGAGGTCCTGCCACTGGCGCACCATGCCGTCGCCGAGGTTGTTGAGCAGCAGAACTTTGACCGGGACGTCGTACGTGGTCAACGTTTCCAACTCGCCTAGGTTCATGCGGATACTGCCGTCGCCATCGACGTCGATGACCAGCTTGTCGGGATTGGCGAGCTGCGCGCCCACGGCCGCGGGCAACCCGAAGCCCATGGTGCCCATGCTGCCCGAGGTCAGGAAGGTACGCGGCTGGATGAAGTCGAGGTACTGCGCTGCCCACATCTGGTGCTGTCCGACGCCGGTGGTGACGATGGCGTTGCCACGGGTTATTTCGTTGAGCGTGGCCAGCACGTGCTCCGACTGGATGCGGTCGGAGCCGCGGTTGTAGTTGAGTGGATGGCGGCGGCGCAGTTCACCGACGTGGGCGCGCCAGCGGCTGAAG includes:
- a CDS encoding FG-GAP repeat protein; this encodes MVLAATLALLAGSVERSRAEGTKVCDLNRVRIETAHPHQTAAGGEGAWRQVIQRPQASYIALHFEQFDLGQGARVEISDPSGQYRFTYTGKGKGDLGSFWATHIPGDTAVVELISSGTQPGFGFVIDQVAQGYPAPEFTAALRDGAEAICGVDDSREAQCYETTEPAAYDRGRAVARLIINGCFCCTGWLLGSEGHVVTNNHCIANAAETTNTDFEFLAERSCATDCTASGACAGTVIDGSTATFVTTDSKCNLDYTLVKLPADPSPRYGYLTLRPTGAVDGEQMYIVGHPAGWGKQISLESDDPADPNDVCTVDSIGANRCDPDGDCASVTGPSEVGYMCDTQGGSSGSPVLGYNDNEVIALHHCANCPNRGERIQDIITDLGNNVPIDAISRGDRFGSALVACDFNNDGESDLAIGVPEEDVGAVRHAGMVNVLYGTHGQQLQTTAPADQSWTQNSSLGGGPVEGSSELGDRFGGALAGGDFNDDGFCDLAIGVPGESIGADEDAGFVNVLYGSAAGLQTTAPADQGWSQDSGGVEGSSGAGDLLGTALAAGDFNNDGYDDLAIGAPGESIGAVEDAGFVNVLYGSAAGLQTAAPADQGWSQDSSVGGGAVEGTVERGDRFGSALAAGDFDNNGADDLAVGVPNEEVNGDLEAGFVNVLYGRTGAVGLQTTTPVDQGWSQDSLGVDDSAEEGDHFGRALAAGDFDNDGADDLAVGVPEEDLPAADGGLVAVLYGDAGTGLQTTAPTDDAWTQNSAGVEGAAEQGDRFGAALAAGDFDNNGVDDLAIGVPEEDLTVGGTNYLDAGYVNVLYGVGGGTGLQTAAPTDQGWHQNSTNVEGAVEKGDHFGKALAAGDFDSNGADDLATGVPEEDITSGAGNVPDTGFVNVLYGVGGGTKLQTTAPADDGWHQNSTGVNDSCE